The genomic segment gcacttaaaatcttccaccttcttgatctcttctccctgtaacctcactcttccacttgggtccctctcattcacacacatgtactctgtcttactgtgactaaccttcatccctctcctttccaggacaaacctccacctctctagcttctcctccacctgttccctgctctcactacagatcacaatgtcatctgcaaaaatcgtagtccatggagattccatggagattcctgcagtcccacctccaccttgaactcctctgtcacacctacacacacctcaccactgtcttacagtcctcatacatgtcctactCCACTCTAACattcttctctgccactccagacttcctcatacaataccacagttcctctctgggcaccctgtcatcggctttctccagatctagaaaaacacaatgaagctccctctggccttctctgtacttctctatcaacatcctcaaagcaaatactgcatctgtagtactcttgtttggcaagaaaccatactgctgctcacaaatgttcacttctgaccttagtctagcttcaactgctctttcccataacttcattgtatggctcatcagctttattcctctgtagttgccacaacactgcacatctcccttgttcttgtAAATGGGCACCAGCAAAAATCTCTGTctaatttgtataatttctgTCTCCCATTGATTTCCGTCCTTTCCTGCTCTTGATGGCAGTGCTCCGGACACCATTTATTATCACAGAGAACTGCTCTGCAACTCCCTCGATGGCAATAGAGTGGACCTGCTCACTGTGACCAATTGCAGCGGGATGCAAGAGGAGAGAGAACCCCGTTTGCCTAAGCTGTTTCCGGACACCAGCACGCCAAGAGCACACCGTTTCCCTGGCAAAAGGGTATTACGCAGTCACACATGAACACCCAATCAGTATTCTTTCCTGTAAGGTAATACCCTTAATGGATGAGAACACCAGCAGTGAACCTGACCCTGGGCCCATGTGTAACTCATGTATTTCAGGTGTTTTTTCTCAGCAGTCGAGTGCACCCCGGGGAGACTCCCTCATCCTTTGTGTTCAATGGTTTCCTGAACTTTATCCTAAGAAGAGACGACCCTCGTGCTCACGCACTACggaaaatgtttgtgttcaaGCTCATCCCCATGCTCAACCCAGATGGTGTCATTCGTGGGCACTACAGGCAAGAACTGCATGTGTAACAACAGTGTAAACTATTACAGCAGTGTTGGAAACAATGATACATCCTTAATATGATATTATGTTTTATCGtactaaatattttttgaaaacatgatAGATTTTCTGAAGGATACTGGTAGTTTCCATTCAAAGAATCACTTCACTTATTGTCAGCATTTTATAATCCTGTCCACTCGCAATCTCCTAAACTATAAATGCTATGTTCACAAAGTTTTACACATATATTAACCACGATAAGTAGTTGTACCACATGATATTTTGcaactttattttgtgttgttttcatggaAACATATGTTTCATGACATGCCTGAAGCGTGGTCATCTTCCAAATCAAACTCTTTGTCTCCAACAAACTTTACCCTTTATATCTTATACCCTTTATGCTCATGTCAACCATAACATTTGACTGTCATCCAGGtgagatgaatgaataaacagacCTATCTCTGGTGACTATATAAAAAAGTGTAGTAGCATTTTATTGATACGGAGATGTGTTTTTGTTATGCTATGAATTTGTCTCAGTCTGTAATGGGGCTAAAATTAAGTACTTAACTAGTAGTTAAGAATTaatccaaaagactttttattcCTCTCTAACTTTGTTCAGTACGTTTTCAAGTTATAGGGTCAATTTCAGATGCACAAAAAGCATTTATGAGTACATTTCTTCCCTATAGCAAACTTAGTTTGGAAACATAATTTCTTATTTAATTCTAAAATGAAATATTGGGTTTTTTGCATGTGCGAGGCAACAAACAGTTCCTTCTCACAGTGTGAGAGTTTCTGAATTCCTTCCTTTGGAAACCAATATTTGGTTTGTGTATTGCAATGTGGAACACCACTGTGCAGCTCTGTGTGCATGTGAAGGGAGTGCTGGTTATGCAGAGGCTTAAAGATCCAGGTTGTAAGTCACATCATGACTGTCAGCAGCCAAAGGTTGAACTTGAATCACTGTGTTAAAcatctgttttttgtgtcttttctgtaGGACGGATTCCAGGGGCGTCAACCTGAACAGACAATACCTGAACCCTAGCCCAGAGCTGCACCCTTCTATCTATGCAGCCAAAACATTGTTGCTttaccatcacacacacaaccgcTTACACAGGTCTCAGTCCAACACGCACTGTAACGCCCCTCCGACACACACTGCTCCCCTTAACATCAAACCGGCCAATCAGCACCAACCACCTCCCTTTACCGCACTTGAAGTCAGCTTGAACCAACGAAATGCAGAGAAGGCAGCAAACCCTTGTTTGCCAGAAGTTCCAATGGTGATGGAGGAGAACCTTTGGGTCAACacagagatggagaagagcGACACTGACATCACAAGCTCCTCGGAAActgttgctcctcctcctgtagaGGTAACCGCACCAcaggtggaggagcaggaatTCATTCCTCCTCAGGAGGGAGGTGTCGCTTATTATGTGGACCTGCATGGCCATGCCTCTAAACGGGGTTGCTTCATGTATGGAAATAACCTTCCTGAGGAGGGACAGCAGGTGACATTTCTATTTGTCCCCTcttcagtgtatttttgtaatgcaataaattaatgaattactTAATGGCTATCATAGTCAGAGTTTGTGTGATATGCATCTAAGCTCCTGCATCCTCCATCTGCAGGTGGAGAACATGCTTTATCCGAGACTGATCGCTGTGAACTCCGCACACTTTGATTTCCTTGGATGTAATTTCTCGGAGAAGAATATGTATGCACGAGACAAGAGAGACGGGCAGTCTAAAGAAGGCAGTGGGCGAGTGGCTGTTCACAAAGCCATCGGGCTGCTGCACAGGTGAGATTTTAATGGCGTTATATAAGAGttacttttttgtctttttttttgttgttgttattctggAGAGTTGAAGAAAATGGGATGAGGAAAGAAATCATTTAAGGCAATTTGCTTATATTTCAGAGACTTCACGaagaaacactaaaaaaaacaagctgctgTCGTAACTTCAGGCTCTATATTAAATATAACAATCTGACGTGACCCCaatacacacttttttttttctttgtatgttCCTGTTGTTTGGTCCCCACCAGCTACACTTTGGAGTGCAACTACAACACAGGAAAAATCATGAACACTATCCCGCCTGCTTGTCATGACAACGGCCGAGCAACCCCTCCTCCGCCTCCATCGTTCCCTCCAAAATACACTCCTGAAATATTTGAGCAGGTAGGAAAACAACAGTGGTTTTCTGTAAGTATAGTATTCATATAGTTTTTGCATTCCCATGAATTATAGGTTTCTAGTCCACGAAAGTAATCCTTTTACTCTGGGAGTGTTCATCTGAGTGTGAGTCTTTTTTGCAAGTAGTTCTCAtattaatgagaaaataaattaaatactgtaACTTCATCACCCACCCACTCTGGTCATTTGAAGcagaaataaaaccaataacAATCCAGTCCATCATCCCGGTTATTGCTCGTCCTATTTAATAACTGCAAAACTAACTTAACATTTATATGGACAGTCTGAAGTCAGTTTACATATTGTGTATCAGGTGGGCCGTGCCGTGGCAATATCAGCCCTGGATATGGCCGAGTGTAACCCCTGGTCACGGCTGGTGCTCTCTGAGCACAGCTGCCTGACAAACCTTCGAGCGTGGATTCTCAAGCACGTCCGCAATACCAAAGGCCTGAATGCACACGTCCATGCTCATCCTCCACCTAGAATCCACCACAATGGCAGCAAGGCTTCACCACCGAAGAGCTTCAACACGTGAGTTTAAACCTAAAAATACAATATGTGTCACTATCCTTTCATTTTTTGACACGTGGAAACTTGGATCATCGTTTCTGAGTGTGTTGTGATTTCCGAGCAGCTGTCTGTCCAGCTCAGCGTCGGAGAACACCTTCAGACGCGTTCGCTGCAACAgccaaagcagcagcagccagacaCCCTCCCCAAAGATGCACAGTTCTCCAAGTTTCACTTTTGGCTGCCCCCCACCTCGAACTCACAACcatcacagcaacacacacaccagtggacgCGGAGGCAACAAGACACTCGGGCCAGTCAGGGGTAAGCTGACCTCTCAACCATCTGCTTGTGATGCTGGCTGGCATTTTCTGCCACCTTCCTGTGGGTGTACCAGCTCCTCTTTTTGTTTGCTGTCATCtggttctttctttcttgaacccatcctctcttcctgctgaatttgtttttttaagaaagaCTCGTAGGTGGCCGTTGTGTTGACTCCGTGGACAGGCTTTTTGTACTGACATTGTAAATTGGGTATCAAGAGAAACATCCAAGTCATGGATGTCTGCATGACCCCTGCATGACCTGAGCATGAGTCTACTGTCTGCTAATGGGTATGCATGCTTTGACTCAGGgtcaaaaaacacttaaaacatcatttttgaatatttataaTCTGGAGGTTTTTCTTCGTGAGCATGTCTGAACATCTTGTCCCACCATGAGGTTTTTGTTAAGGACACTTTCAGCAGTTAGCCTCTTTGTGTTTGTAGTAGCACACAACCCCTGCATGtatctgtctccctctctgtaGACCATAAGCCTCAAGAGAAGAGACACCCCCACCATCACCGCTCCATCCTACGGTCTCccagcaacagccacacaccctcctgccccccactctcacccccttcctcctcctcctcctcgtcttcttcaGTGTGCGCGGCAGGCTCCTGTCCCCTCCCGGCTTCCGTCAGTATGACAGGTCTGTACTCCCTCCAGCCCCCCAGCCTCTCCACCCTGCTCCCCTCCCTGCAGGTTCTGCCCCGGCCCAGGCTCCTCTCCAAATTGAGTCCCATGCTCCTTCAAGGTCTACCATCATCCACCAACACTTCAACCGGGCCCACGCAGAACTGAATCTAACCTCTGTGGGAGcttgggtgtgggtgtgtgtgggtggactGAGAGTGTGTAATGAGTGGAGTTCCAGACAAGCAGAGATAAACCTGCCTGGCTCTTCACATAGCTCAAAACACTTCCTAAGCACTAGTTGATCTGGActttgtgagtgtttgtgtgcgtctCACACAGTATTGGTGCTAGATCTGATATTTTTGTCTGAACATGTCTGTGTAACTACATGTATCTACCGTATAAGCACCTTAGAGCCCCAACAAACCATGGGCCACTGTAAGACCATTTGTGATTGTAGTTTTTGCAGCTCATCTCGTGCAGTGTTTCAGCCAATCGAGCATTGGACCATCACAGAGAGAAATCACTGTCATTGGTTTTGTTAAATTAGAAAGAATCAGACGATGTGAAGAGAAACAAAGGTGAGGAATGTGATCAATTGATCGCATTAAGAAGGCGTCCATAGACAGCTCTCATTTGTCATTGATTCTAatagattttttgaaaacataaGAGCATAACCCAGACATGAATGAAATTGTCACTTTTTGACCCCATCAAATGggatttgtgatgtcacagccaGCCTTCATCGCTGATAGTTATTTCACATTGGTCTGGTGTGTCTGGGGCTTTAGGATGAATAATACAGTTGAGAttgcaatgtttaaaaaaataattatgattgAAGTGTGcagaaaaatgctaaaaatgtGGTTGCTGACTTGAATTAAATGTTGCCTGTAGTGCCTCCTAATGGTCTTTAATGAACAAGGCAGACGGTGTAGTGACGGAAAATGTTCAGCAACAATAGAGGGTTGTTCAACTTCATCATCTCCAATGTTGCTTAAGATTTcagaataaatgataaatattcaCAGTAAGTATTAATATATGAAATGTTATATGAATTACAGTCTTTTGCTTTGACTTTGTTGCacttaatttattatttgatttttgataaATTAGCAGAGTTAGAAGAGCCATCCTGTTGaatattttgtgtcttttttcaaCACGTTTCTGTTTCACTCTGTCctctgtgtatatgtatatataaattagAGTGAGTTGCAGGCTGATTGCTATGTCTACATTTCTGGAGTTTTCAGTAAAGGATAGGCCCATGATTACACTGTTTTGCACTGATGTTTTATCATGACTGgaaatcgtgtgtgtgtgtgtgtgtgtgtgtgtgtgtgtgtgtgtgtgtgtgtgtgtgtgtgtgtgtgtgtgtgtgtgtgtgctgagtgCTTTATGGAGCCGATTGCCAAAAAAGCTATATCATTTATGATTTTCTCATGAAATTTCAAAATTGGTGTGAGTGTAACTAAAGTAAATTTCCCGTTTCATCAAAGTGGTGAAGAAAATATGTGTTCCTagtgtgaatgaatgatgtgTTGGGCTGTTTAGGGTAAACATTAATATAGTTTGTGATTAGCAGAGCCAAGAATCTATCTTAGTGATGTCATAGTGTGCACATACGCCACATAGATTGTGGAATCTGATAGCATCTGTAATTCTCTTAGTGTGCTGTTAGTTATCCCAGAACTTGATTATGATCTGAGTTTTCTGATCGGTCATTTGAGATTCAGAGGTAGAACTTGAGCAGTTTTACTAGTAGAAGAAAAATCAGATCattatttgattcttttaaaacaacaacaggcctttatttgtgttgcttttgtgtTCCAGTATTGTGACATTGTAGTTACAGCCTACCTCTGGCATCTATTATAGTAAGAGCATAAATCAAATTCTGCCACCTCAGCTTCATATTTGACTGTATTAACAATGAACAGGAAAACTCTGGATTATTTATTCACTATTAAGTGATTGTTTTGAACACACAGGCCTTGAACACTCAGTGGTTAAATGTTCATTGTGTTCTGGGGATGTAAGTATTTAATGTAGTCTCGAGTCTTGACCCACTCAGTTCAACACAATGGGCAGGACAtatttttgatcttttttttaaaatctatgcTCTATAAAAGGGGTATAGTGTCATTTTATTCTGTCTTCTCACTTGGACATCCTGACTCTCAGATGTTtcatttctaaaacttttttttaaatttttttttggtcatccAGAGTGGCAGAAGCAACTGTTAGATAAAAACACCCTGTATACATCGTCACACTTTGTTTGTACTCTATGAAAATTGTTCAGTTTCTCTCAATGTGGTGCTAACCTCCTATATGAGGATGATTGTCTGTGATGTCTTAATAACTTCTTGAATGTGCTTCTGTCTCTTACTCTCTGTTTAACctctggaataaaaaaatattcctttgTGAAGCAACGTTCTCTACACTCCTTTACCTCTGCTGTGTTCATGTGCAGTTTTTATTTATCCGCTTCACAAAGAGGTCAACtgtaaattcttttttctttcggggggggggaaatgacacacaacacacaggcaCAACAGTCTTTCTTGTGATTTATGTCCCTTCGTTTGTTAACAGGCATCAGCTACCCAGACTTTCAGGCTGGTGGTCCTGGTTCAGCAACTTGTTCCAGATTATCTTTCCCCATGCGTCCTGCACGTGTGGGGGGAGGATGCCGAAATCTTGCTGTCGTCCGTCTCCCCACAGAGGCACACACAGAGGTTAGCTGACAGACTATCAGagaaaattctctttttttttcctgtgttagCAGTTTTTCTGTagtacacaaaacactttaTAAAGTCACTTCACTGTCTTTATCTGTCACAGGCTGCTAAAGACTTGGGTCCTGAACACATCCTTTCCTCCATCAAATTTAGCAAGTGAGTCCAGGCTTGTCTAAGGGGTTTTGAAATCTCGCAAAATCACTGATGAGATGAAATCGACTTGAGGAGCGTTACacaataacaatgaaaattataatGGAAATATTCTACGCTTCTATCATCACCATGTAGCACTGCAAACTATGGATATGAAGCTTATCCCTGTGTGATTTATTGATGTGTGGTGAAACTATATCTTTATTGCCTGCCCAGGTGTGAGCTGCAGCCTCATACGAGTCGTATTCCCATTCGGCGAGCGAGTTTCACCAAAACCTCTCCTACACATAACAGTAAAACATCCCCTACCAGCGTAAACCCAGACTCGACTGGAGATGAGGACATGTCAGCCACCATGAAAGTCTGGAGGCTGCTGAGACCTGGCCTCCATCGACGTCTGTCACTATCAGGCAAGAAGTTGGTTCATATTTGCAACACTTTTCATATCTATGGAGCAGTTATGTTACATAAGAGAtcataaaacatgaagaaatttCACATACGTCACATGGGTCACCCTGGAGTCTGACTAGCACAAGTTAGTCTGAGGCGCTAAGACCCTCAACTAATTTGGATTGTATTGTATGGCTTTTGCTTTTacccatttttatgtttttaatttatttattttacttagaatatgtgagccattttgtcttttatctgtaatgttttttgtttgttcgtctgtacagcactttggtcgactgtggttgttgtaaagtgcttaacaaatgaagttggattggattggattagaTGTAGACAAGCTTGTGCATATGTTGCTGTACTTTAAGTTGTGATTAGCATAAAGGGAGATGCCCACTGATTTTCTCGTGATTTTGAGTTATTCATAGGTCTACACTATTTCCAGATATTTCAATTGATTTCAAAACTGTCCCAAATTTCCAAATGTTTGCAACTTATTTGGatattttactttgttgtttCCAAGAGTTGTGGGACAATTTTGGATTTTCTCTTTCCAGTTAGTAAACTGTACTAACTCACtagtatttaattttcttttaaaatcacTGCACAGGTGTATCAAGGAAAGAAGGTGCCATACAGTTGACATCTAAAGCACTGATGAAGaagaacacagacagaagagTCAGCTACAAAGGAAATACTGATGTAGAAACGCACAAGATAGATGAAACACTACCACAGgttgatacacacacaaatgcagtcAGATGTATGTATAGAGAATGTCTTTCTTCATATCTGACAAGGTTATATGATGTTGTCTTCAAAGGTCGAGGAAATGCCGGCGATGCCTCTGCCTGAGACTGTGAACATGTGTGACAGTGACCCTGTGTAGAGAAGTCTAAGAACTGTCTGGAAGAGAAAATACAGTACGGCACTCGTGTGAGCGTTAACTGTGATTGAGCGCATTTCATTGGGAAACTCCACAGAacttatgtgcaataaaattcTCATCATTTTAGATTGTGTAGATGTATGGTGTCTTCAACTAATGCTGTTAAACATGTGCTTTTCTACAATAATGAGCAGCTATAATGGAGCTAGTGGGCATTAAGTGCCTTGCTTAATTAAACTAGAGCAGTGGGTGAGTAAGACCAACTATTTGTGAACAGTTCACTCTAGTTCTTGACTTTTCACCTTACaaatttttcttatatttattcTTTAACCCGCTTTAATGGAAAATTTATTCTGACCAATACTGTTTGCACTAGTATTTTTAGTCACTATGAAATGCTTGCTTCTCATTGGCTGGAAGCCACAGCACCACCTTTATAACCTCCATATTTCCAGGGAAATTTGAGTGAAGctgttgtgtattttaatgtaatCATTCCAGATATTCCTTGTATATGATGCCTAAAATAGGAATAGTACACCCATTTACACCAGTTTGTGAAAATGATAAGTTCACTATTAAAACACAATTACATAATCACCAC from the Antennarius striatus isolate MH-2024 chromosome 19, ASM4005453v1, whole genome shotgun sequence genome contains:
- the agbl5 gene encoding cytosolic carboxypeptidase-like protein 5 isoform X2, which produces METRFGNIVFSSKFDSGNLARVEKVEKGSSSPPVDAVPSGNGPPASNLSSDYEFNVWTQPDCGGTEHENGNRSWFYFSVRGVTPGKILKINVMNMNNQRKLYSQGMAPLVRTLPGKTRWERVRDRPVSEIVNNQFILSFTHRLSEVRGATTYFSFCYPFSYSECQEMLQQFDKTYPKADQLCPSSAPDTIYYHRELLCNSLDGNRVDLLTVTNCSGMQEEREPRLPKLFPDTSTPRAHRFPGKRVFFLSSRVHPGETPSSFVFNGFLNFILRRDDPRAHALRKMFVFKLIPMLNPDGVIRGHYRTDSRGVNLNRQYLNPSPELHPSIYAAKTLLLYHHTHNRLHRSQSNTHCNAPPTHTAPLNIKPANQHQPPPFTALEVSLNQRNAEKAANPCLPEVPMVMEENLWVNTEMEKSDTDITSSSETVAPPPVEVTAPQVEEQEFIPPQEGGVAYYVDLHGHASKRGCFMYGNNLPEEGQQVENMLYPRLIAVNSAHFDFLGCNFSEKNMYARDKRDGQSKEGSGRVAVHKAIGLLHSYTLECNYNTGKIMNTIPPACHDNGRATPPPPPSFPPKYTPEIFEQVGRAVAISALDMAECNPWSRLVLSEHSCLTNLRAWILKHVRNTKGLNAHVHAHPPPRIHHNGSKASPPKSFNTCLSSSASENTFRRVRCNSQSSSSQTPSPKMHSSPSFTFGCPPPRTHNHHSNTHTSGRGGNKTLGPVRGISYPDFQAGGPGSATCSRLSFPMRPARVGGGCRNLAVVRLPTEAHTEAAKDLGPEHILSSIKFSKCELQPHTSRIPIRRASFTKTSPTHNSKTSPTSVNPDSTGDEDMSATMKVWRLLRPGLHRRLSLSGVSRKEGAIQLTSKALMKKNTDRRVSYKGNTDVETHKIDETLPQVEEMPAMPLPETVNMCDSDPV
- the agbl5 gene encoding cytosolic carboxypeptidase-like protein 5 isoform X3; the protein is MNMNNQRKLYSQGMAPLVRTLPGKTRWERVRDRPVSEIVNNQFILSFTHRLSEVRGATTYFSFCYPFSYSECQEMLQQFDKTYPKADQLCPSSAPDTIYYHRELLCNSLDGNRVDLLTVTNCSGMQEEREPRLPKLFPDTSTPRAHRFPGKRVFFLSSRVHPGETPSSFVFNGFLNFILRRDDPRAHALRKMFVFKLIPMLNPDGVIRGHYRTDSRGVNLNRQYLNPSPELHPSIYAAKTLLLYHHTHNRLHRSQSNTHCNAPPTHTAPLNIKPANQHQPPPFTALEVSLNQRNAEKAANPCLPEVPMVMEENLWVNTEMEKSDTDITSSSETVAPPPVEVTAPQVEEQEFIPPQEGGVAYYVDLHGHASKRGCFMYGNNLPEEGQQVENMLYPRLIAVNSAHFDFLGCNFSEKNMYARDKRDGQSKEGSGRVAVHKAIGLLHSYTLECNYNTGKIMNTIPPACHDNGRATPPPPPSFPPKYTPEIFEQVGRAVAISALDMAECNPWSRLVLSEHSCLTNLRAWILKHVRNTKGLNAHVHAHPPPRIHHNGSKASPPKSFNTCLSSSASENTFRRVRCNSQSSSSQTPSPKMHSSPSFTFGCPPPRTHNHHSNTHTSGRGGNKTLGPVRDHKPQEKRHPHHHRSILRSPSNSHTPSCPPLSPPSSSSSSSSSVCAAGSCPLPASVSMTGISYPDFQAGGPGSATCSRLSFPMRPARVGGGCRNLAVVRLPTEAHTEAAKDLGPEHILSSIKFSKCELQPHTSRIPIRRASFTKTSPTHNSKTSPTSVNPDSTGDEDMSATMKVWRLLRPGLHRRLSLSGVSRKEGAIQLTSKALMKKNTDRRVSYKGNTDVETHKIDETLPQVEEMPAMPLPETVNMCDSDPV
- the agbl5 gene encoding cytosolic carboxypeptidase-like protein 5 isoform X1, whose translation is METRFGNIVFSSKFDSGNLARVEKVEKGSSSPPVDAVPSGNGPPASNLSSDYEFNVWTQPDCGGTEHENGNRSWFYFSVRGVTPGKILKINVMNMNNQRKLYSQGMAPLVRTLPGKTRWERVRDRPVSEIVNNQFILSFTHRLSEVRGATTYFSFCYPFSYSECQEMLQQFDKTYPKADQLCPSSAPDTIYYHRELLCNSLDGNRVDLLTVTNCSGMQEEREPRLPKLFPDTSTPRAHRFPGKRVFFLSSRVHPGETPSSFVFNGFLNFILRRDDPRAHALRKMFVFKLIPMLNPDGVIRGHYRTDSRGVNLNRQYLNPSPELHPSIYAAKTLLLYHHTHNRLHRSQSNTHCNAPPTHTAPLNIKPANQHQPPPFTALEVSLNQRNAEKAANPCLPEVPMVMEENLWVNTEMEKSDTDITSSSETVAPPPVEVTAPQVEEQEFIPPQEGGVAYYVDLHGHASKRGCFMYGNNLPEEGQQVENMLYPRLIAVNSAHFDFLGCNFSEKNMYARDKRDGQSKEGSGRVAVHKAIGLLHSYTLECNYNTGKIMNTIPPACHDNGRATPPPPPSFPPKYTPEIFEQVGRAVAISALDMAECNPWSRLVLSEHSCLTNLRAWILKHVRNTKGLNAHVHAHPPPRIHHNGSKASPPKSFNTCLSSSASENTFRRVRCNSQSSSSQTPSPKMHSSPSFTFGCPPPRTHNHHSNTHTSGRGGNKTLGPVRDHKPQEKRHPHHHRSILRSPSNSHTPSCPPLSPPSSSSSSSSSVCAAGSCPLPASVSMTGISYPDFQAGGPGSATCSRLSFPMRPARVGGGCRNLAVVRLPTEAHTEAAKDLGPEHILSSIKFSKCELQPHTSRIPIRRASFTKTSPTHNSKTSPTSVNPDSTGDEDMSATMKVWRLLRPGLHRRLSLSGVSRKEGAIQLTSKALMKKNTDRRVSYKGNTDVETHKIDETLPQVEEMPAMPLPETVNMCDSDPV